One genomic segment of Phyllopteryx taeniolatus isolate TA_2022b chromosome 12, UOR_Ptae_1.2, whole genome shotgun sequence includes these proteins:
- the tmem182a gene encoding transmembrane protein 182 isoform X2, which translates to MKLSVALFFAGLFGALAVVFILLSFGTDYWLLASESCRPPSDNDRTAAERGDMPEQNVTSGVALYHEGFFWRCSFAGDVQEEDLLWALWFTNQPHSKVCMHSYLFPFPVSHHTHNATAYESAIIYRGFWSIFMLIGVAAVVLAGFFIICAAPFASHCLYKTGGGFFLASGFFLLCVVVILPLDPLLRPLVHVRSRRHLLLSAGRPPLPPDWPNRQDPLSLTLGNRKGNASKPEYVLQELMS; encoded by the exons ATGAAGCTCAGCGTGGCGTTGTTCTTTGCCGGACTCTTCGGGGCCCTGGCAGTGGTCTTCATCCTGCTGTCCTTCGGAACCGATTACTGGCTGCTGGCCTCGGAGAGCTGCCGTCCGCCTTCTGACAATGACCGCACCGCTGCGGAG CGTGGAGATATGCCAGAACAGAACGTTACCAGTGGGGTCGCTTTGTACCATGAGGGCTTCTTCTGGAGGTGTTCGTTTGCAGGCGACGTGCAAGAAGAAGACCTGCTATGGGCACTTTGGTTCA CAAATCAGCCTCACTCCAAAGTCTGCATGCACTCCTACCTCTTCCCATTCCCGGTGTCCCACCACACCCACAACGCCACGGCCTATGAATCCGCCATAA TCTACAGAGGCTTCTGGAGCATCTTCATGCTCATCGGCGTGGCGGCCGTGGTGCTCGCCGGCTTTTTCATCATCTGCGCGGCTCCCTTCGCTAGCCACTGCCTGTACAAAACGGGAGGTGGCTTCTTCCTGGCATCGG GTTTCTTCCTGCTGTGCGTGGTGGTGAT ACTTCCACTTGACCCTCTACTACGGCCTCTCGTTCATGTTCGCTCCCGTCGGCATCTTCTTCTCTCTGCTGGccggcctcctcttcctcctgatTGGCCGAACCGTCAAGATCCACTATCACTAACTCTGGGGAATCGAAAAGGAAACGCCAGCAAACCGGAATACGTCCTTCAAGAGTTAATGAGCTAG
- the tmem182a gene encoding transmembrane protein 182 isoform X1: MKLSVALFFAGLFGALAVVFILLSFGTDYWLLASESCRPPSDNDRTAAERGDMPEQNVTSGVALYHEGFFWRCSFAGDVQEEDLLWALWFTNQPHSKVCMHSYLFPFPVSHHTHNATAYESAIIYRGFWSIFMLIGVAAVVLAGFFIICAAPFASHCLYKTGGGFFLASGFFLLCVVVMYVLWIEVLDAVDVYVNYQRSNVCPDFHLTLYYGLSFMFAPVGIFFSLLAGLLFLLIGRTVKIHYH; encoded by the exons ATGAAGCTCAGCGTGGCGTTGTTCTTTGCCGGACTCTTCGGGGCCCTGGCAGTGGTCTTCATCCTGCTGTCCTTCGGAACCGATTACTGGCTGCTGGCCTCGGAGAGCTGCCGTCCGCCTTCTGACAATGACCGCACCGCTGCGGAG CGTGGAGATATGCCAGAACAGAACGTTACCAGTGGGGTCGCTTTGTACCATGAGGGCTTCTTCTGGAGGTGTTCGTTTGCAGGCGACGTGCAAGAAGAAGACCTGCTATGGGCACTTTGGTTCA CAAATCAGCCTCACTCCAAAGTCTGCATGCACTCCTACCTCTTCCCATTCCCGGTGTCCCACCACACCCACAACGCCACGGCCTATGAATCCGCCATAA TCTACAGAGGCTTCTGGAGCATCTTCATGCTCATCGGCGTGGCGGCCGTGGTGCTCGCCGGCTTTTTCATCATCTGCGCGGCTCCCTTCGCTAGCCACTGCCTGTACAAAACGGGAGGTGGCTTCTTCCTGGCATCGG GTTTCTTCCTGCTGTGCGTGGTGGTGATGTACGTACTTTGGATCGAGGTGTTGGACGCGGTGGACGTCTATGTGAATTACCAACGTTCCAACGTGTGTCCAGACTTCCACTTGACCCTCTACTACGGCCTCTCGTTCATGTTCGCTCCCGTCGGCATCTTCTTCTCTCTGCTGGccggcctcctcttcctcctgatTGGCCGAACCGTCAAGATCCACTATCACTAA